A window of Argopecten irradians isolate NY chromosome 14, Ai_NY, whole genome shotgun sequence contains these coding sequences:
- the LOC138307887 gene encoding uncharacterized protein, with the protein MDVYYLPVMYMVCILLILPLDAGIIPVEVRETLTADVSGDVNNVDVESTFELSRQRRATNDSSVNDTTTTVATPSGGGGGNTGNGGGKSAVEEFFDDRHNMAMYVILPSIILVYGGCSCIYCFYKCRRYLRKRVVIYQKQRRDRVNSGHKPKWTAANNKVQIVKSTPNLRENISNPNPRPATSMALFTSIETQEVDMLLEELAVITDDKPVKKASKPVAEVTPVVQVKTTPVKSPIKEKVAHPPLPLVEDKREETPIKREQSRSPVVEVKPVSQEDDNKKENLNKKKSLILSANDIAEIMKYYNDKKHMPNVIPEDSENDKQISRKIRKKKIISS; encoded by the coding sequence GAATTATTCCAGTTGAAGTCCGGGAGACACTTACGGCCGATGTATCTGGGGACGTCAATAATGTCGATGTGGAATCAACATTTGAACTCTCGCGACAACGTCGGGCAACTAATGATTCTTCAGTTAACGACACAACTACTACTGTCGCTACCCCAAGTGGTGGCGGCGGTGGGAATACCGGAAACGGTGGTGGTAAGAGCGCTGTTGAGGAATTCTTTGACGATAGGCACAATATGGCGATGTACGTTATTCTACCGTCAATAATTCTAGTTTACGGAGGATGTTCGTGTATATACTGTTTTTATAAGTGTAGAAGATATCTTCGGAAACGCGTTGtcatatatcaaaaacaaagaCGGGACAGAGTAAACAGCGGCCACAAACCGAAATGGACAGCCGCAAATAATAAAGTACAGATTGTTAAAAGTACGCCAAATCTCCGCGAAAATATCAGCAATCCAAATCCCCGACCTGCAACCTCTATGGCGTTGTTTACAAGTATTGAAACACAGGAGGTTGATATGTTATTGGAAGAGCTAGCAGTCATTACAGACGATAAGCCTGTTAAAAAGGCAAGCAAGCCTGTAGCGGAAGTGACGCCTGTCGTTCAGGTGAAAACGACACCTGTTAAATCTCCAATCAAAGAAAAGGTAGCTCATCCTCCTCTTCCTTTGGTAGAGGACAAGCGAGAAGAAACTCCAATTAAACGTGAACAATCGCGGTCACCTGTGGTAGAAGTGAAACCAGTCTCGCAGGAAGACgataacaaaaaagaaaatctgaataagaaaaaaagtcTTATACTTTCTGCTAACGATATTGCGGAAATCATGAAGTATTACAATGACAAAAAGCACATGCCCAACGTAATACCCGAAGACTCAGAAAACGACAAACAAATCAGCCGGAAAATCCGAAAAAAGAAAATCATCTCATCCTAG